In Euphorbia lathyris chromosome 10, ddEupLath1.1, whole genome shotgun sequence, the DNA window CATTTTAGCTAGCCAAATTTATGTCTTACTCCAACCATGCTAACTATTTGACTCtctatttgattattttattattaaaagtgaataaatttaaagaaaaaaaagaaaaagtagaaaaaagaaacaaagaagaaagagaaagaattaataaaaaaaatagaaatagctAACCAAATGGACTAGCCAAACTATTTATTTTAGAGAGTCATGTCACATTGTTGGAGTACTCCCTCTCTAAATGGCAAGCTAAATTTGACAATTTAGAAAACCATGtcactctattggagatgctctaacacAACACAATTACAAAACTTATTCATTTTATCAACAAACTTTTTTAGAAAATCTAATATAGCAGACGAATAACTATCAAACCAATCCGCTTAGATCTTTATGTTAGATAGGGATAAAATCGATCTTGTTTGACAatattatgagtaaaattacactattttgtACTTTAGAAATAAATCTAGGTTttctcaaaaagaaaaaaaaattatgcttttattttttaataataccaaacaattaatatttagagataataaactaaaattaacaTTAACCTCTATAGTTTTCACGATTTGCATAtgaatgtaattttttttgttgaaagaAAAACCTAGATCCTGGCGCAATGGATATATTTTAACCAATTTTAATTCTCCATCCTCTtagattattttaaattattttggtGAGCAGAGACaaagtaaatataaaaaaaaaaaaacctctaaAATAGTGACTTTTGAAAAATTGTACATATGACTcaatttagttcttaaaatttTCTTTAAGGCCATGAAACAATCAATCTAAGAGTATCAAGCGAGAACCTTAATCCTCTTTTTGTAAGAAAAACTATAAACACTCCTTTTGGAGATTATCCCTAATATTTAACACTTAAAGCACTCATTATATAGTTTTCCAAACACTTCACTTCGAACTTGTCCGTTTAAAATTCTTTCCTATCCTCCATCCATCCAAACAAAGTCATTATCTCTAGAGAACAAACACATGAAAGGGCAACAGAAAAAAAGACGGGAGGAAAATCATCATTTATCGCAATTAGATGCTATAACAAAAACACCAAGGCAACCATTCCTTGGGTATAACAAAGCTACATTCGGAGTAAAAAAGGTTTGTTGGATGATAATATGAAAGACCAGGGCAAATTGATTGATTAATACAAGGTCTTTGCCTAGCCTTTATTGGTCTTATAGAACAAAAATCCTACTACATCTTTCTCTGACTGATACAATTTGCGGAAAgagaaaaaatacaaagaaCCGGGCATGCTATCTACTCACACTTAATCGATCTGTATATGTGGCGAACAAAAAACAGGGATGCATGGAATCCTACTGTACCAAGCATGAGGAAGAACCCATAACATACGCAAGCCATGTACCCGAAGAAGAATGAGGTTTGCATGAACCCCGACATATCTGACCGTGCATAGTAATAATACAAGCAGTAAGCATAGATAAACAACCCAGTTGATCCACCGCAGAGAAAAGACCTGTAACAACCAAAACCTCCGTTCATTCAATAACCCGGCACATCACACAAAACTAGTCCAACTTGTACTGAATTGAGAACAATAATAACCTATTCAAGCAGCAGCATATATCAACTAAatcataacaaataaaaaatcaaagtaGAATTATAAATTTCAATTACTGTACAGGGACATTAATATTCAACTCCGTCATGACTAGTGGACAGTAATGATATGATATCCCCAGGTAAAAGAAGCTTCAAGAGattcaaacatttaattaaatcAGCAGAGCTCAACTCATACACAACCCCTAATAAGCTATTCAGGTTTTTTCCAGTTGTTAACACGAATTTCTTTCTGCAGTGACATTCCGAGatacaatattattatattatccATAATATACTCAAAGCACAATGATTGACTGATAGGTTAATTGTGCTAAATTCAAAGCACGATAATTAAGATTTGGATCATAACAAGCATGACGCATCACAACAACTAGAGGTTCCTCAAGCATAGAATAATTGAAGGCTATGTAAGAACTACCAAAAGATGGTATCGTCAAGCGGTTAAGCAAAATATAACAAGAGAACAGACGAAAAAGAATGGGAAAACATATGTACCTCCACCACCATTCATGATCTTCAGCAGCAAGTTGGAAGTATGTCAAAGccacagttataaaagctgtgACTATCAGAAGGATAATGAAGACAATAAAAAGGATGCTATAGATGGTGTATATCCTGTGACCCCAAACGCTAGCAAATATGTAATATAGCTCAATGTAGATAGCACTGAAAGGTAAAAAACCAGCCATTGCCATCTGAGGCAGAGCACTTCTGTACCAAGGCAATTGTGGGATCTCGCGAGGATATTTTGTGGTTCGGCAAGGAGCTTGAAACTCAGTCTTGCTATTTTTTCCAGCAATACCACCCAATACAAGCAATGGTGATGTTACCAATGTCCATATAAGGACTATTACCACAATGGTACCGAAAGGCAACGCAGCAGTTGCACTATAAGCAATGGCAACAGTGTTGAGGAAGCAGAAAGTGAGGAACAATGGAGCGCAGAAAAGGCATCCTGTTAGCAAAAGGTTCCTCACCTGCCAAATCAGAAAACAGATTTACTAAACTCCATGAATCTTCCCCTTGAACTAATCAAATTAAATAGTAAACGTAGATTTTTTTTACACAAGTAAACATAGTTCTTTGCAACCAAAAACGCCATTATAAAGCATACCCAGTTCTTTCCTTCAAGTTGACAATAGAAGGAGGTTGCAATATATCCAGCAATTCCCGAAGTAAGTGCATATATGACCACCAGTGCCGTAAATAGAGCTCCTCGATTGTAGGGATAAAAAACGCCAACCAATGCCagcatgaaaataaataaagttctGGAAGCACAAGATGGACAGTAATCAAGATACAGAAGAGGTGGCATAATACAGTAAGCATCATCATTACAATGAAGATAATGAATGGTTGCTTACAGGGTGAACAACTGAGTTCCAGAACCAAGGGCAGCTGCAAACAAAGACTTGTACTTTGGGAACCTAAAGACATCACCATGAATGTATTTCCATCCAGTCTCTTCCTGATCATCAGATGCTTCCTCATCTTGTGCATATCTTGGagacataaatattttaaatttctttATATGATATAAACATTTTTATGAGCTATGTCCCCATTTCAATTAAATCTTACCTCATAAAGTCATTCTTTAGGACACGCATAAGAATTGTAGCAAGAAAACCAGTCAAAAGAAGTACGGTCACGCATGAGTTTATAATTGAGAACCAATGAATTTCCAAGTGATGAGGCAGCGAAGAGGATAGTGAGTACTTCTCCATTCTCTTGTCAAAGGGGGTATCAGTTTCCTTCCATTTCACAGTATAAACGAACTCCACATCAACTTCCTTGTCCTCAGTCAGATCCAACAATGTGTGTGGATCCATCCGGGTATTTATTTCAATCACGCGATCCTTATTGTAAAGGATATCGAATTGGATGTGCTTATAAAGGAAATACTTGTATTCACTTGGGTCATCTTTGCCTTCCTTCTCAGCCTTCCCTATGAAACCCCATATAGGCAAATCATCATAGTACATTTGAAAGTAATAATCTTTGTCAACTGCAGATCGGAACTTAGCAACTTCTTCCTTTGTAAGCTTCTTCTGACAAACAACTGCAGTGTCTTTATCTTCTCGAAAGTTGAGTTTGTAGGGAGCACTAACTAGACGATCTCCATTCAACACCTCACCAAGtgcttcttttttctctttcaGGTGATCTGACATTAATATTCACTCCGCCatcaaaaagagaaaataacaaaattgtCTCGCATCTGAATAAAATTTGATCCCAGAGATT includes these proteins:
- the LOC136208622 gene encoding transmembrane 9 superfamily member 2-like; amino-acid sequence: MKQIRMKNLITILLLAVLISHVSSDGSDHRYKDSDSVPLYANKVGPFHNPSETYRYFDLPFCIPDHLKEKKEALGEVLNGDRLVSAPYKLNFREDKDTAVVCQKKLTKEEVAKFRSAVDKDYYFQMYYDDLPIWGFIGKAEKEGKDDPSEYKYFLYKHIQFDILYNKDRVIEINTRMDPHTLLDLTEDKEVDVEFVYTVKWKETDTPFDKRMEKYSLSSSLPHHLEIHWFSIINSCVTVLLLTGFLATILMRVLKNDFMRYAQDEEASDDQEETGWKYIHGDVFRFPKYKSLFAAALGSGTQLFTLTLFIFMLALVGVFYPYNRGALFTALVVIYALTSGIAGYIATSFYCQLEGKNWVRNLLLTGCLFCAPLFLTFCFLNTVAIAYSATAALPFGTIVVIVLIWTLVTSPLLVLGGIAGKNSKTEFQAPCRTTKYPREIPQLPWYRSALPQMAMAGFLPFSAIYIELYYIFASVWGHRIYTIYSILFIVFIILLIVTAFITVALTYFQLAAEDHEWWWRSFLCGGSTGLFIYAYCLYYYYARSDMSGFMQTSFFFGYMACVCYGFFLMLGTVGFHASLFFVRHIYRSIKCE